The following coding sequences are from one Sphingomonas sp. OV641 window:
- a CDS encoding zinc-finger domain-containing protein, protein MLPPPQITRVSHHRVACDGAHDGIPAALGHPRVWLEIDETGYVDCGYCDRRFVLIGSPADGADQASLPDHGDGAGR, encoded by the coding sequence ATGTTGCCGCCGCCCCAGATCACCCGAGTTTCGCACCACCGCGTCGCCTGCGACGGCGCGCATGACGGTATTCCCGCCGCGCTTGGCCATCCGCGCGTGTGGCTGGAGATCGATGAAACGGGCTATGTCGATTGCGGCTATTGCGACCGGCGCTTCGTGCTGATCGGTAGCCCGGCCGACGGTGCGGACCAGGCGAGCCTGCCGGATCATGGAGACGGCGCGGGCCGTTGA
- a CDS encoding ABC transporter ATP-binding protein: protein MTDAAIAIQNLCKTYQGGKRALDGVTFDVPRGQIFGLLGPNGAGKSTLINILAGLVNKTSGTASIWGFDIDAHPRNAKASIGIVNQEILFDPFFTPIETLEIQAGLYGIPKSQRRSMELLRAVHLADKADAYARTLSGGMKRRLMVAKAMVHSPPVLVLDEPTAGVDIELRQQLWAYVRELNAGGVTVVLTTHYLEEAEELCDRIAIINHGTVVANEPTRQLLSRAQEKVVEVTVERDVSTLPQAPCFQKIALKGERTLEITYSKDQVNAGEVLAAVQGAGFAIADVSTREADLEDVFLSLTRSAA from the coding sequence ATGACCGACGCAGCGATCGCCATCCAGAACCTCTGCAAGACCTATCAGGGCGGCAAGCGCGCGCTCGACGGGGTGACATTTGATGTGCCGCGCGGCCAGATCTTCGGCCTGCTCGGGCCAAATGGCGCGGGCAAGTCGACGCTGATCAACATCCTGGCCGGCCTCGTCAACAAGACCAGCGGCACGGCGTCGATCTGGGGCTTCGACATCGATGCGCATCCCCGCAATGCCAAGGCGTCGATCGGCATCGTCAATCAGGAGATCCTGTTCGATCCGTTCTTCACGCCGATCGAGACGCTGGAGATCCAGGCCGGCCTCTACGGCATTCCCAAGTCGCAGCGCCGATCGATGGAGCTGCTACGGGCCGTTCACCTCGCCGATAAGGCGGATGCTTATGCCCGCACGTTGTCGGGCGGCATGAAGCGGCGGCTGATGGTGGCCAAGGCGATGGTCCATTCGCCGCCCGTGCTGGTGCTGGACGAGCCTACCGCCGGTGTGGACATTGAGCTTCGCCAGCAGCTCTGGGCCTATGTGCGCGAACTGAACGCTGGCGGGGTCACCGTCGTGCTGACCACCCATTATCTCGAGGAAGCCGAGGAGCTGTGTGATCGCATCGCGATCATCAATCACGGCACGGTGGTGGCGAACGAGCCAACCCGCCAGCTGTTGAGCCGCGCGCAGGAGAAGGTGGTCGAAGTCACGGTGGAGCGCGATGTTTCCACGCTGCCGCAGGCGCCATGCTTCCAGAAGATCGCGCTGAAGGGCGAGCGCACGCTGGAGATCACTTATTCCAAGGATCAGGTGAATGCCGGCGAGGTGCTCGCGGCGGTACAGGGGGCCGGCTTCGCAATCGCGGACGTGTCCACGCGCGAGGCCGATCTGGAGGACGTCTTCCTCAGCCTGACGCGTAGCGCCGCGTAA